A single region of the Ziziphus jujuba cultivar Dongzao chromosome 10, ASM3175591v1 genome encodes:
- the LOC107403945 gene encoding methyl-CpG-binding domain-containing protein 11-like — translation MAKAVEKGNDDVLDMLSAPEGWKKTLLPKKRGTPRRNEIVFVSPTGEEIKSRRQLDQYLKSHPGGPSSSEFDWSTGETPRRSRRIIEKSKATETPESETPRKRQNISSSKKGLKDKRDDSDEEGEAIEEKQDTLVGEETKTIDVEMKEADGLGDKSKVEVYTQDAAIPVSSKDLEPKPEEKDVEKDEIDIEKSDHQGNDTETTSNPKETHTDINLLSTPSLDANEEGQKQTKEPEALQKVGNEAGDKEGEKQLEEPETPSKVGNKGLEGDEEGEEKQTEERAALSKVENDKADEITICDASKKNVGSISKAASGPENGGEGKAEKHSIVPEAPSSLPVHEEAVSTEKEVKPLKEALPEADANLKKESDNKEVSTGKSLSVGETKVISDIPKEGQDGSTPLDNHSSRSGGDIIP, via the exons ATGGCAAAAGCTGTTGAGAAAGGAAACGACGACGTTTTGGACATGCTATCTGCTCCTGAAGGCTGGAAGAAGACG CTCCTTCCGAAGAAAAGAGGGACACCGAGGCGAAATGAGATAGTTTTTGTTTCACCTACAGGTGAAGAGATTAAGAGCAGAAGACAACTTGACCAGTATCTTAAGTCTCATCCTGGAGGACCTTCTAGCTCAGAATTTGACTGGAGCACAG GTGAAACTCCAAGGCGTTCGAGGAGAATAATTGAGAAATCAAAAGCAACAGAGACACCAGAAAGTGAGACTCCAAGGAAAAGGCAAAATATTTCAAGCTCAAAGAAGGGACTGAAAGATAAAAGAGATGATTCTGATGAGGAAGGTGAGGCTATTGAAGAAAAACAGGATACTCTTGTTGGTGAAGAAACTAAAACAATTGATGTGGAGATGAAAGAAGCAGATGGTTTAGGGGACAAAAGCAAAGTAGAGGTCTACACACAGGATGCTGCTATCCCAGTCTCCAGCAAAGACTTGGAGCCAAAACCTGAGGAAAAAGATGTTGAGAAAGATGAAATTGACATTGAGAAAAGTGATCATCAGGGAAATGATACTGAGACAACTTCTAACCCAAAGGAAACACACACAGACATCAACTTGCTGTCAACACCAAGTTTGGATGCTAATGAGGAAGGTCAAAAGCAAACAAAAGAGCCTGAAGCTCTCCAGAAAGTTGGAAATGAGGCAGGTGATAAGGAAGGAGAAAAGCAATTAGAAGAGCCTGAAACTCCGTCCAAAGTGGGAAACAAAGGTTTAGAGGGTGACGAGGAAGGGGAGGAGAAGCAAACAGAAGAGCGTGCAGCTCTTTCCAAAGTGGAAAACGACAAGGCTGATGAAATAACTATTTGTGATGCTTCAAAGAAAAATGTTGGGAGCATCTCAAAGGCAGCATCTGGTCCAGAGAATGGTGGTGAGGGGAAAGCTGAAAAGCATTCGATAGTGCCTGAAGCACCTTCATCCCTACCGGTTCATGAAGAAGCAGTATCTACCGAGAAAGAGGTGAAACCTTTAAAAGAGGCATTGCCTGAGGCTGATGCAAACTTAAAAAAGGAGTCTGATAACAAAGAGGTTTCCACAGGTAAGTCACTTAGTGTTGGAGAAACTAAGGTTATTAGTGACATCCCTAAGGAAGGCCAAGATGGGTCAACACCCTTAGATAACCATTCCAGCAGATCAGGAGGAGACATCATCCCATGA